One stretch of Streptomyces agglomeratus DNA includes these proteins:
- a CDS encoding MFS transporter, translated as MAESIGFDSRASDTGGATVRPGRVLTVACLAHGMIVVDTSIVHVAIPAISESLRASLPTMQLVVTSYVVVIASLMLAGAAAVGRHGTVRMFRLGVLLFGVSSVLCALAPSGAALVAMRASQGLGAVLIMPATLVMLTDTYREPRERAKAVSIWSMVAGSPVAFGPTLGGALVETVGWRSIFWINVPVVLLVLWLSARHMPRDQQSAHKEPQDVLGQLLSVVFLGGLALALIEGQHLGWTRPLPVVASLTAVVAFAAFVVRQRRYAFPMIPDDLFRAPGFRGFVTVGLLLFVGYNGLMFTLSVFLQQVRGYDPVTVGLFFLSSALPITFMPLIAGRFDARFGSRSVLGAGILLSLLGGVLLAAVGSSAPIGTCAGLAFIGLGFGLVTVPQITLAMAAAPAHRSAIAGGLMSAGRSTGSLIGVALLAGLQSGGGIAAPAFALVAIYVLMGLAAWFGGRALSADAS; from the coding sequence ATGGCCGAATCCATAGGTTTTGACAGCCGCGCGTCGGACACAGGCGGTGCGACCGTGCGGCCCGGCCGCGTCCTGACGGTGGCCTGCCTGGCGCACGGGATGATCGTTGTCGACACCAGCATCGTCCATGTCGCGATACCTGCGATCAGCGAAAGCCTCCGCGCGAGCCTTCCGACGATGCAGTTAGTCGTCACCTCGTACGTGGTGGTCATCGCCAGTCTGATGCTGGCCGGAGCCGCGGCGGTCGGACGCCACGGCACGGTACGGATGTTCCGGCTCGGCGTCCTGCTGTTCGGGGTGTCTTCCGTCCTGTGCGCTCTCGCTCCCAGCGGCGCCGCGCTCGTCGCCATGCGGGCATCGCAGGGGCTGGGTGCGGTGCTGATCATGCCGGCCACCCTGGTGATGCTCACCGACACCTACCGGGAGCCCCGCGAGCGCGCCAAAGCCGTCTCCATCTGGTCGATGGTCGCGGGGAGTCCGGTCGCGTTCGGTCCCACGCTCGGGGGCGCCCTGGTCGAGACGGTGGGCTGGCGGAGCATCTTCTGGATCAATGTGCCCGTCGTCCTGCTCGTCCTGTGGCTCTCGGCCCGGCACATGCCCCGTGACCAGCAGTCCGCGCACAAGGAACCGCAGGACGTACTGGGCCAGTTGCTGTCCGTCGTCTTCCTCGGCGGCCTCGCACTGGCGCTCATCGAAGGCCAGCACCTGGGCTGGACCCGGCCCCTGCCCGTGGTGGCGTCGCTGACGGCCGTGGTCGCGTTCGCCGCCTTCGTCGTCCGGCAGCGGAGGTACGCGTTCCCGATGATCCCGGACGACCTGTTCCGGGCCCCCGGGTTCCGCGGCTTCGTCACCGTCGGCCTGCTGCTCTTCGTCGGATACAACGGGCTGATGTTCACGCTCAGCGTGTTCCTCCAGCAGGTACGCGGATACGACCCGGTCACCGTGGGGCTGTTCTTCCTGTCCTCCGCCCTGCCGATCACCTTCATGCCCCTGATCGCGGGACGCTTCGACGCCAGATTCGGCTCCCGGTCGGTGCTGGGCGCCGGAATCCTGTTGTCCCTGCTCGGCGGTGTGCTGCTGGCCGCCGTCGGCAGCAGCGCCCCGATCGGTACGTGCGCCGGGCTCGCCTTCATCGGACTCGGCTTCGGCCTGGTGACCGTGCCACAGATCACCCTGGCCATGGCGGCGGCTCCGGCACACCGCTCGGCCATCGCCGGCGGACTGATGTCGGCGGGCCGGTCGACCGGCTCGCTGATCGGCGTCGCCCTGCTCGCCGGCCTCCAGTCCGGTGGCGGCATCGCCGCCCCGGCGTTCGCCCTCGTCGCCATCTACGTACTGATGGGGCTGGCCGCCTGGTTCGGCGGCCGGGCACTGTCCGCCGACGCCTCCTAG